The Bos indicus x Bos taurus breed Angus x Brahman F1 hybrid chromosome 13, Bos_hybrid_MaternalHap_v2.0, whole genome shotgun sequence genome includes a region encoding these proteins:
- the LOC113902985 gene encoding elafin-like: MKTRSFLVQVVVLLVLGTLVAEAAIVRGRPKGQGTKERNVLVNEKSPINGQHPVKRPNPVKGQDPVKGQGPVKGQGPVKGQDPVKGQDPVKGQDPVKGQDPVKGQDPVKDQNPVRGQEPVKGQDPVKGQDPVKGQDPVKGQEPVKGQDPVKGQDPVKRQGRIGGPLLTKPGSCPRVLIRCAMMNPPNRCLRDAQCPGAKKCCEGSCGKTCMDPQ, from the exons ATGAAGACCAGAAGCTTCTTGGTCCAGGTGGTGGTGCTTCTCGTCCTTGGGACGCTGGTGGCAGAGGCAGCTATCGTAAGAG GTCGTCCAAAAGGTCAAGGCACTAAGGAAAGAAATGTTTTAGTCAATGAAAAGAGCCCAATCAATGGTCAACATCCTGTCAAAAGACCAAATCCAGTGAAAGGTCAAGATCCAGTGAAAGGTCAAGGTCCAGTGAAAGGTCAAGGTCCAGTCAAAGGACAAGATCCAGTCAAAGGTCAAGATCCAGTCAAAGGACAAGATCCAGTCAAAGGTCAAGATCCAGTCAAAGGACAAGATCCAGTGAAAGATCAAAATCCAGTCAGAGGTCAAGAACCAGTCAAAGGACAAGATCCAGTCAAAGGTCAAGATCCAGTCAAAGGTCAAGATCCAGTGAAAGGTCAAGAGCCAGTGAAAGGTCAAGATCCAGTGAAAGGTCAAGATCCAGTCAAAAGGCAAGGCCGAATCGGAGGTCCACTCCTCACTAAGCCTGGGTCCTGCCCCAGGGTTCTGATCCGGTGTGCCATGATGAACCCCCCTAACCGATGTCTGAGGGATGCTCAGTGCCCAGGGGCCAAGAAGTGCTGTGAAGGCTCTTGTGGGAAGACCTGTATGGATCCCCAGTGA